The sequence TCATTGGTCAAACTCGATATCTTGCTCGCGGGAAATCCGGTCGATGCACTTTCTTTCATCGTTCACAAGGACAAGGCGTACGATCGCGGAAAAGTGCTCGTCGAAAAATTGAAAGGTATCATTCCCCGGCAGATGTTCGAAGTGCCGATACAAGCAGCCGTCGGCGGACGCATTTTGGCGCGGCAGACGGTGCGCGCAAAGCGAAAAGACGTTCTTGCCAAGTGCTACGGAGGCGACATCACGCGAAAGCACAAGTTGCTCGAAAAGCAAAAGAAGGGCAAGAAACGCATGAAAGCGATCGGACGCGTCGATGTGCCCCAAGAGGCGTTCATGGCGATTCTCAAAGTCGATGAGTAGTGTCGAAACATATCTGAAAGAAAATCCCATATGGCTTGCGCCCATGGCCGGAGTAAACGATGCGGCGTTTCGCGTTCTGTGCAAAGAGGCCGGTGCCGGTTTGACGTTCACCGAGATGGTGAGTGCAAAAGGGTTGCACTATTCTTCATCGAACAATAACTCCCGTATGCTGTTGAAGCTCGCTCCCGAAGAAGTGCCTGTCGCCGTGCAGATTTTCGGCGCCGATCCGACCATTATGGCGTCGCAGGCCCGCGTTCTCGTCGAGCAGCTGGGGAATAATCTTGCCTTCATCGATGTGAACATGGGATGTCCCGTGCCTAAAGTCGTCAATAAGGGTGAAGGCTCGGCGCTCATGCGTTCGTCCGAACTTGCTGCAGAAATCATAGCGGCGATAGTCGAAGCGGTTGGAGGACTCGGAACCTGCGTGACGGCCAAGTTTCGTCGCGGGTGGGATGAGGAAAGCGAAAACACCGTCGCGTTCGCGCAAACGCTTGAAGCGGCCGGTGCGAGTGCACTGACCGTTCACGGTCGCTTCCGTTCTCAATTCTATAGGGGTGTTTCCGAGCGTAGCGTGATTGCCCGAGTAAAAGAGCACGTGGCTGTTCCGGTCATCGGTTCGGGCGATGTCCTCACGGCGTACGACGCGGTATCCATGCTTGTCGAGACCGGCGCCGACGGAGTGATGATTGCCCGGGGAGCGCAGGGAAATCCGTGGATCTTCACACAAAGTGCCGAGCTGTTGTCCGCCTATCGCACGGAACAAAAACTCAATCCGACCGTGACATTGGAAGAGGTTTCACGCGCGACGACTTTGACGACTCCCACCTATCGCGAACGGTTCGACATGATGCGCCGTCATGCGCAGCTCATCGAACGTTATTTCGGCGGCAAATCGCTTGTGCGCATGCGTAAACACGCCATCTGGTATTGTGCGGGATTGCCGGGCGCCTCATTTTTCCGACACGAGATAAACTCGATTTCGTCGATGGAAGACCTCACAAAATTGATAGATGCCTATGATACCTACCTCAGTAGATAATATTTTCGATGCCGTATCTGGCAGCATTTCCGGCGATGTGTCGCTCTATCTACACGTGCCGTTTTGTCGCTCGCGCTGCATTTATTGCGGGTTTTACTCCAATGTGCTCACGTCCGGCGGAGCCGAACTCGAGAATTACCGCAATGCTTTGCTCGAACAGGTGAAAACGTCGGTTCCTCTCATTTTGGGAGAAATTCCCACCATCTACTTCGGCGGCGGAACCCCGTCGCTTCTCGCAGGTTCGATAGCAGAGGTGCTGGACGAAATTCGCGCGCAAGGCACCGTTACCGAAGATGCCGAAATCACCGTGGAGGCAAACCCCGAATCTTTATCCGCAGAATCGCTGACTGCTTGGATAAACGCCGGCGTGACGCGAGTCTCTTTGGGCGTGCAGGCATTCGATGATGAAGTCCTTGCAATGTTTGCTCGCGCGCACGATGTGAAAATCGCAAAGGCGGCGCTCGGGCTGTTGCAAGAATCGGGCATCGACTTTTCGCTCGATCTTATCGCCGGGATACCGGGCGTGACCGACGAACAATGGACTTCTTGGCTTGAGGCGGCCGTCGCTGCAGACGCGTGCCATATCAGTATCTATG is a genomic window of Coriobacteriia bacterium containing:
- the dusB gene encoding tRNA dihydrouridine synthase DusB, whose translation is MSSVETYLKENPIWLAPMAGVNDAAFRVLCKEAGAGLTFTEMVSAKGLHYSSSNNNSRMLLKLAPEEVPVAVQIFGADPTIMASQARVLVEQLGNNLAFIDVNMGCPVPKVVNKGEGSALMRSSELAAEIIAAIVEAVGGLGTCVTAKFRRGWDEESENTVAFAQTLEAAGASALTVHGRFRSQFYRGVSERSVIARVKEHVAVPVIGSGDVLTAYDAVSMLVETGADGVMIARGAQGNPWIFTQSAELLSAYRTEQKLNPTVTLEEVSRATTLTTPTYRERFDMMRRHAQLIERYFGGKSLVRMRKHAIWYCAGLPGASFFRHEINSISSMEDLTKLIDAYDTYLSR